The Brachyspira hyodysenteriae ATCC 27164 sequence TCTGGTATTAATGATAGCTTATATATTGATTTTTATAAAGAAAGTTGTTATGAAAAATATTAATAAATCATTCTTTTTTATTATCATGATGGTGATATTATCAATAATAGCAATATTAGTATTTGGTAATTCATTCTTTTTAATTATAGTATCTTTTTTTGGTGCATTAGGTATCGTTATGTATTTGCCTTTTACTATTTATCTTGTAGTAATTATAATGTTTTTAATGACTTTATTTACATCTTTTATGAGTTCTTTGGTATCTAAATATTATTATCCTTCATTGATAATATTTACTTTATTTATGCTTGCAGGACTTGATATAAGTAATTTTTCATTAAGATTAATTTCTATATTTGCCATTATGGAAATGCTTAGTATGTGTAAAGATAAAAAAGATGATACTGAATATTTGACAAATAATACTCTATAATATATTATTTCTATAATTTTAAAATTATGATTTTGGAATATAAAACTATTGAATATGAAAAAAGAGATTATTAAAGAAGAAAAAAATATAAGTCTTGATGATATAGAAAAAATTGCTGAATTTTTTAAGAGTGTATTAAAAGACGGTGATATAGTTATAATGGAAGGAAATCTTGGATTCGGTAAAACTACATTTGTAAGAATATTATCAAGATTAATGGAAAGTGAAGATATTGTCAGCAGTCCTTCATTTACTTTGATAAACGAGTATGATATAATTTTGAATGGCGAAGAAAGTATTTTGAGGCATGTTGATTTATATAGACTTGAAAAAGAAGATGAGCTTGATGATATAGGTTTTAAAGATAAAATAAGAGAGAATGGCATTACTATGATAGAATGGGGTAATAAGTTTAAAGATTACTTTGAGGCTCCATATTATTTATTTGAGATAGAAATGTATGAAGAAAATAATAGATTATATAGGATTAGTTTAATTTCATGAAAAAATCATTTATATTATTCATAATGATATTTACTTTATTAATATCTTGTTCTAAAAAAGTAGATAAGAATGTTATAGTAAATGCTGTAAGTACTATTTCATCTGTTAATGTTGTTATTGGAAATACTATAGATTATGAAGTTCGTATACTTTCTAAAAATAATATAGAATATAATTTTGAGGATTTATCATTTGATGACAGAGATAATAAATGCAGAATTATATCTGTTGAAAATAAAACTAGAGATTCAGGAGAATATAAAGAGAGAATCATAAAATATAAATTAGGTTTTTATGATGTAGGACAATTTGTAGTATATCCATTTAAGATTTCATATAATTATAATAATGAATATAAAGAACTTAACGGCGAAGATATAACTATATTGGTATATCCTTTCTCTGACGGAGAGACTTTACCTCCTATGAAAGGTACTATTGGTATACCTATGCCTAAATATGTATGGGGATTTGCTGTACTTATAGTTTTTGCTATTATTGGAATAATAATATTAATTTTTGCTGTAGTAAAATATATAGAAAGAAAATTCAATGAAAAAGTAAATATAAAAGAAGATACAGAAGCATTGAATGCATTAAAAGTAATTGACTGCAATACCTACTATAATGAAAATAAATATGCAGAATATTATTTTGAATTAACCTTTATATTTAAAAGGTATCTTACAAAAAGATTCAGATTCAATATAGAAGACATGACTACTAGTGAGATTAATCAATTATTTAAGGAAAATGTATTTAATGAAAGCGAATATATAATAAAAATGTTTGAAGAATCTGATTATGTGAAATTTGCAAGACAAATTCCTGAACTTCAAATAATGCAGAAAGATTATGATTTCTGTGTTGATTATATAGTAAAAAACGGTAATTTATATACCGCATTAAAATTAGAAGAAAAAGAAAATAAGAAGTTAAGAAAAGAAGAAAAGAAAAGATTAAGAAAAGAGTTAAAAGAGCAGAAAAAACTTCAAAAGAAAATGGATCATCTGCCTGAAAATAGTTAAGAGTAAAATATGAATGAATATGATATAAAAGATACTATAGCGGCATTATCAACTCCATATTCAAAGAGTGCATTGGCTATAATAAGAATGTCAGGAAGTAAGGCATTAGAGATAGCATCAAAAATATGTTTCTACGCTAATAATGAAAATAAGAATATAAATAATTTTGAACATAGAAAAAGTTATTATGCTTTAATAAAAGATGAAAATAATATACCTGTTGATGAGGTTATAGTATTATCTTCTTTATCTCCAAATACTTTCACATCTGAAGACACAATAGAATTTATATCACATGGAAGTATTGTTGTAATAGATGCTCTTATGAATCTTTTAATAAAAAATGGAGCTAGGGCAGCTAATAGAGGAGAGTTTACATATAGAGCTTATATTAATGGAAGAATAGGAATAAGTGAGGCTGAGGCTATACATGATTTGATAGATTCTAATAATAAACTTATGGCTGAAGCAAGTATATATAAAATGAGAGGCAGGCTTACAAGAGAGATAGATAAACTTAGAGAAAATATCAAAAATTCTCTTATGCTTGTTTATGGAGAATTAGATTTTCCTGAAGATGAAACAGAAAGTTTTTCTTATGATAAGCTTATAGAAAATTTTGAGATTATAAAAAAAGATATAGAAAATATTTTATCAAATTCTAAAAGAGTTGAAAATCTTATTAATGGAATAAAGGTTGCTATATTAGGCAGAGTTAATGCTGGTAAAAGCAGTATATTTAATATGATATTGGATAGAGAAAGGGCTATTGTTTCAAATATTGCAGGGACTACAAGAGATTTTTTAAGTGAAAATATCTATATTGAGAATATCCCTTTTTATTTGATGGATACTGCTGGATTTCATAAAAAGGCTGATAATGATATTGAACTTGAAGGCATTGAGAGGGCAAAAAAATGTGCTTATGAATCTGATATTATACTTGCAGTTTTTGACGGAAGCGATATAGAAAATGAAGATGATATTAATTTAATAGAGTTCTTAAATACATTAGAAAATAAAAATATTATATATATACTCAATAAAAGCGATGAAGATAAAAAATTTAATAAAGAAATAGATAATGCTAATATCATTAATATAAGTACAAAAACAAAAGATGGAAAAGATAAGTTAATATCGGCTTTGAAGGATTATATTTCTGATTCTGATATAGATATATTTAATAAAGAAACTTATGTCAATAATAGAGAAAGATGCTATTTAGAAAATGGACTTAAACAGATTGATATATGTATAAAAAAATCATTGGAGTCTTATTCATTGGATGAAGTTGCTGAAGAGATGAATATATTGAATAATATACTTGGAAATGTAAGCGGTAAAGTTGATGCTGAAGAAGTAATTAATGA is a genomic window containing:
- the tsaE gene encoding tRNA (adenosine(37)-N6)-threonylcarbamoyltransferase complex ATPase subunit type 1 TsaE, with product MKKEIIKEEKNISLDDIEKIAEFFKSVLKDGDIVIMEGNLGFGKTTFVRILSRLMESEDIVSSPSFTLINEYDIILNGEESILRHVDLYRLEKEDELDDIGFKDKIRENGITMIEWGNKFKDYFEAPYYLFEIEMYEENNRLYRISLIS
- the mnmE gene encoding tRNA uridine-5-carboxymethylaminomethyl(34) synthesis GTPase MnmE encodes the protein MNEYDIKDTIAALSTPYSKSALAIIRMSGSKALEIASKICFYANNENKNINNFEHRKSYYALIKDENNIPVDEVIVLSSLSPNTFTSEDTIEFISHGSIVVIDALMNLLIKNGARAANRGEFTYRAYINGRIGISEAEAIHDLIDSNNKLMAEASIYKMRGRLTREIDKLRENIKNSLMLVYGELDFPEDETESFSYDKLIENFEIIKKDIENILSNSKRVENLINGIKVAILGRVNAGKSSIFNMILDRERAIVSNIAGTTRDFLSENIYIENIPFYLMDTAGFHKKADNDIELEGIERAKKCAYESDIILAVFDGSDIENEDDINLIEFLNTLENKNIIYILNKSDEDKKFNKEIDNANIINISTKTKDGKDKLISALKDYISDSDIDIFNKETYVNNRERCYLENGLKQIDICIKKSLESYSLDEVAEEMNILNNILGNVSGKVDAEEVINEIFANFCIGK